Genomic DNA from Modestobacter versicolor:
CGTGCTCCCGCCCGATCGGCCAAGGGCGGAGGTCGGCCGGCGCCCGCCTCCCGCGGGCGCTCGCCGAAGCCGGCCACCGGCTCGAAGCGGCGGACCGGCCCCGGCGTGCCCGAGGAGCCCACCGACGTCCTGGTCGTCGGACCGGTCCCGGTGCTGGCCCGCGCCGTCGGCGTCCTGCTGGTCCTGGCCGGGCTGGTCGCCGCGGCCGCGGCGTTCCCGACCTACCTGGTCGTCGGCGGCACGGAGGTCTCCCCGGTCACCGGGGTCGCCGACGCGCTGGTCGCCCTGGTGGCGCCGGTCGCCACGCTGGCGGTGGGGGTCGGGTTGCTGCTGGGCCGGGTGCCGCGGCTGGGGCTCGGCTACGCCGCCGTCGCCGGCTCGCTGGCGGTCGGCCGGCTGCTGATCGAGCTCTACCAGGGGCACGGGTCGACGGTCCGCCCGGCGGTCGAGGTGCTCGCCGGCGAGCGGGTGATCACCAGCTCGGTCGAGATCTCCGCCGGCTGGGTGCTCGGCGTCGTCGCGCTCTCCCTGACCGTGCTCGCCGCGGTCGTCGCCCTGGTCGCGTGGGGTCGCACGGTGATGGAGGACGGCGGGGCGCTGGACCCGCTGCGCCCCGCGCTGGCCGGGGCCGCCGCGGTGCTGGGCGTGGGCGCCGTCCTGTGCCTGGCGCTGCCCGCCGCCGACGTGCCCGACCGGGTGGTCACCGACCCGGCCACCGGGCTGGAGACGGTGGTGACCCAGGAGGGGCCGCAGGCCCTCCTCGAGCGGCCGGGGCTGGCCCTGCTGGGTGGGCTGCTGCTCGCCGGCGCCCTGCTGCTCTGCGCCGTCATCGCCCCCTCGCTGCGCCCCCGGCTGGGGGCCGTGGGCGGCCTGCTGGGCGTCGCGGTCTTCCTGCTGGCCGCCGCGCTCACCGGCCTGCGCGACGCCGCCCGCAGCGCGGACGTCGAGTGGACCGTGCCCGGTGCCGGTCTGCTGGTCGTGGGACTGGGCTTCGCGGGGCTGACCCTGCTGGCCTGGCGCTGGCGCGCGCAGCGGGTTCCCTCCGTCGGGGCGTGACACGCGCCACGTCCGGGCCCCTAGAGTCGGCGACGTGGCAACCGAACGCATCCGTGTGGTGATCGCGAAGCCCGGGCTCGACGGGCACGACCGTGGGGCGAAGGTGGTCGCGCGGGCGCTGCGCGACGCCGGGATGGAGGTCGTCTACACCGGCCTCCACCAGACGCCGGAGCAGATCGTGGAGACCGTCGTCCAGGAGGACGCCGACGCCGTCGGCCTCTCGGTGCTCTCCGGCGCGCACATGACCCTCTTCGCCCGGCTCTCCGA
This window encodes:
- a CDS encoding cobalamin B12-binding domain-containing protein — translated: MATERIRVVIAKPGLDGHDRGAKVVARALRDAGMEVVYTGLHQTPEQIVETVVQEDADAVGLSVLSGAHMTLFARLSELLREREVDDVVVFGGGIIPDDDLPELQRLGVARVFTPGATTEEIVSWVREHVGTPV